A window of the Cannabis sativa cultivar Pink pepper isolate KNU-18-1 chromosome X, ASM2916894v1, whole genome shotgun sequence genome harbors these coding sequences:
- the LOC115707031 gene encoding uncharacterized protein LOC115707031, protein MVWLMNHHHQNHNQLWSKARIWAGTSLLWLIFMWVTPKISHSPKHHLFADMRNFLGVPSTLNVVTNFPFLVVGVLGFVLCVKGEFFNISLRGEVWGWALFYAGITGVAFGSAYYHLKPCDDRVIWDTLPMMMAYSSLFSTCLIERVGEKIGLTFLFALILAAFLSTAHERLYNDLRLCMMFQLIPSIAIPAMAFVYRPKYTHSRYWFWATGVYLFSKFEAIADKKIYNSNHYFISGHSLEHLCSAMVPVLMSVMLIYRTKKCQRLGEIKERP, encoded by the exons atGGTATGGCTTATGAATCACCATCATCAGAATCATAATCAGCTATGGAGTAAAGCTCGTATCTGGGCAGGAACTTCACTCTTATGGCTAATCTTCATGTGGGTTACTCCCAAGATTTCTCACTCTCCAAAACACCATCTTTTTGCTGACATGAGAAATTTTCTTG GAGTACCAAGCACGTTGAATGTGGTTACAAATTTCCCATTTTTGGTTGTTGGTGTTTTGGGTTTTGTGTTGTGTGTTAAAGGAGAGTTTTTTAATATaag tttgagaGGTGAAGTTTGGGGTTGGGCTTTGTTCTATGCTGGAATTACAGGTGTGGCTTTTGGGTCTGCTTATTATCATTTGAAGCCTTGTGATGATAGAGTCATTTGGGATACTTTACCG ATGATGATGGCATATTCCTCACTTTTTTCTACTTGCCTAATAGAAAGAGTGGGTGAAAAGATCGGCTTGACTTTTCTGTTTGCTCTCATTCTCGCTGCTTTCCTAAGTACCGCTCATGAAAG ATTGTATAATGATCTTAGGTTGTGCATGATGTTCCAGTTGATTCCGTCTATAGCAATTCCAGCTATGGCATTTGTGTATAGACCGAAATATACTCATTCAAGATATTGGTTTTGGGCAACAG GTGTTTACCTTTTCTCGAAATTCGAAGCCATAGCAGACAAGAAAATATACAATTCCAATCATTATTTCATCAGTGGACACTCGTTGGAGCATTTGTGTTCAGCAATGGTTCCTGTTCTGATGAGTGTTATGCTCATATACAGAACCAAAAAATGTCAAAG ACTAGGCGAAATAAAGGAGCGCCCTTGA